A segment of the Lolium perenne isolate Kyuss_39 chromosome 3, Kyuss_2.0, whole genome shotgun sequence genome:
tgaaggagtgcctttttattttagttttgttcagatgacactcctccccacctttgctttctcaagccatggctaaccgaatcctcgggtgccgtccaacaatcacataccatggaggagtgtctatttttgtaaaattatgaaggttaattaatttgggactgggaatccattgcctgctctttttgcaaagttattggataagcggatgaagccactagtccattggtgaaagttgcccaacaagattgaaagataaacaccacatacttcctcatgagctataaaacattgacacaaatcagaggtgataaattttgaattgtttaaaggtagcactcaagcaatttactttggaatggcggagaaataccatgtagtaggtaggtatggtggacacaaatggcatagtatttggctcaaggattggatgcacgagaagtaatccctctcaatacaaggcttaggctagcaaggttatttgaagcaaacacaagtatgaaccggtatagcaaaacttacataaaaacatattgcaagcattataagactctacactgtcatccttgttgctcaaacccttactagaaaatatctagactttagagagaccaatcatgcaaaccaaatttcaacaagctctatgtatttcttcactaataggtgcaaagtatatgatgcaagagcttaaacatgatccttatgagcacaacaattgccaagtatcaaattattcaagacattctaccaattactacatgtagcatttcccgtttccaaccatataacaattaacgaagcagttcaaccttcgccatgaacattatgagtaaagccaaggacatatttgtccatatgcaacagcggagcgtgtctctctcccacacaatgaatgctaggatccaactttattcaaacaaaacaaaaacaaaaacatatagatgctccaagtaaagcgcataagatgtgacggaataaaaatatagtttcactagaggaacctgataatgttgttgatgaagaaggggatgccttgggcatccccaagcttagatgcttgagtcttcttgaaatatgcaggggtgaaccaccggggcatccccaagcttagagctttcactctccttgatcatattgtatcatcctcctctcttgatccttgaaatcttcctccacaccaaactcaaaacaactcattagagggttagtgcataatcaaaattcacatgttcagaggtgacataatcattcttaacacttctggacattgcacaaagctactgaaagttaatggaataaagaaatccatcaagcatagcaaaacaggcaatgtgaaataaaaggcagaatctgtcaaaacagaacagtccgtaaagacgaatttttaagaggcatcagacttgctcagatgaaaatgctcaaatggaatgaaagttgcgtacatatctgaggatcactcaaggaaattggcagaattttctgagttacctatagagaattcaacccagattcgtgacagcaagaaatctgtttctgcgcagtaatccaaatctagtatgaaccttactatcaaagactttacttggcacatcaatgcaacaaaattaagataaggagaggttgctacagtattaaaaacttccaagactcaaatataaaacaaaagtgctgtagtaaaatcatgggttgtctcccatatgcgcttttctttaacgcctttcagctaggcgcagaaagtgtgtatcaagtattatcaagagatgaagcattggcattcttaccagaggctctacgcttacccttcttactctttggtttagggaatatatgatggcatccaggtatggaggaacttagagtgcctttttccacatctatggttactccgaagagctttagcagggatcttccaagtgtgatttgtcatgtacctacacattcaataacgagataatcagtggataccgtttttccaagaaggtttgtgaatactccttcagctattcccttaggaattataacagagttatcagtgagagttattccttctcctccttcagtaagtccccagagtgtcaaagatttataaatattttcaggcataaggcaaaattcagtcataatatcacaacgagcatcaaaaaatttaccatcaatagtaactttaatagtgggatcccacattgatggttcagagtttataggaacataatcaaaatgctcacgaatccgaccatacccttctttcAAGCAAGATACATGTGTCTCAAGAGTATTCAATCTATTATAGACactaacaagggatggatcataATCTCACGGTATGATTGCTGCACCCCCATGGGGCTCTCACAGGCGTTTGGATTCTGGGCCGTCCGATCgagctgacgtggcgcgatctcGGCCAGCCATTCCATCCAGGGCGCGAGGCCCTCCCACAGACCCGCATTTTATCCACGGGTCCTGTGAAGCCCGCTCGGCCCAGACTCTCCCGTCGCGCGTGGCTGCGAGCTCCAATCCCGTCGCTCCCTCTCcccttcctcctccgctcccagccgccgcctccgctccgcgcccgccctctccctctccccttcctcctccgctcccAGCCGCCGCCTCCGCTCCGCGCCCGCCCTCCGCGCCCCCGCTCCGCGCCCGCAGGCTCCAGGGCAGCACAAAAGCAAAACCAGCCATCCGACCCCCTCGTCcccatggcggccgcgacggcgacggcggcggaggcagCCACAAAAgaaatggacatggagagagaggCAGCCACCAACTCCCGCATCCTCTTCTCTCTCGTTCATCTCCTCCCCCAAAAAACGGCGGCAAGGCGGCAACACGGCCGCGCTCGCGGAGCTCAACCTAGCGGGCCGCCTCCCGCCGGAACTCGGCAACGCGCCCGCGCTCGCGGAGCTCGAGCTCGGCAACGCGCCCGCGCTCGCGGAGCTCGACCTCGCCTCCCGCCGGAGCTCGGCGCCTTCCCCACCCTCGAGACCAGCGGAGGTTGCTCACGCTGCCGATCTCCACGCGGGATCTCCTGCAGTTGCTGCTGAGGCTGCTCCCTCACCCAATCCCCTCCCGTGCTCCCCTCGACCCACCAAGGCTGTCCTCAACGAGCACGAATCTTCCCACAAGGTATGTTCTAGCTTCTCTATTTCGTTAATCTGTAGCTCTCTTATTATGTATAATCACCACTAGATCCCATTGGTTCTGATCACGTTTTTGCTGCAGGATCCTCTCATGGTGTAAAGCAGGTCCCCTCAACCATGAATCCATGGGTCAGTCCAAGGTTGTCTTTTCTTTTGCTCTGATTTCTCTCgtcctctctctctctatctttcACGTTTTTTTTTGTATATATGCCTATAATGTGTTTGATAGAAATCCAATGAGTTCTACTGTTTACTCAGTAATTCTTTACTTCTGAAATTTAGCTGCAGTTAACGATCTCTTAGCTATATAGTACCTCGGCTATGTGCCTAGGTATATGACAGAAAAGATTTGAGATAAGATTCAGTACCATGCATTTAGTGGCATTCAAACTATGTAGCCATATATTTCGGGCCGTTGTATTTCTTTTTAACTAAACAAGAGCCCGTTGCGATCTTACTGTTTAAGTTCACTTACATCACATGAAAATTTCTTTATGTCATGTTAGTCTCTGTATTTATGAGTTTTAACCCAAATCTTCCCATGAACATTGACTGGCGTTCATGGTTTTTCAGGATTATTTCTATTATACAAAGTATTCAGATTCTTGTAATTACTGTTTACTATGAATTGGATTTTATTGGACAGGTCGGGAGAGTCGGTGCTCATCACCCAGATTCCTTTGCTTGTTATATAGTATGAGCCACCAAGGTTTGTTTCACATGTCATCTCATAACTTACTGCCTATACTGCATGCTTAGGATGATCTAATGCCATAGAACAAGATACTCACCATTTAACAGCAGGACCAGATCTTTTAAAACTAAATAGTCT
Coding sequences within it:
- the LOC139838031 gene encoding uncharacterized protein, producing the protein MGLSQAPLGPDSPVARGCELQSRRSLSPSSSAPSRRLRSAPALSLSPSSSAPSRRLRSAPALRAPAPRPQAPGQHKSKTSHPTPSSPWRPRRRRRRRQPQKKWTWRERQPPTPASSSLSFISSPKKRRQGGNTAALAELNLAGRLPPELGNAPALAELELGNAPALAELDLASRRSSAPSPPSRPAEVAHAADLHAGSPAVAAEAAPSPNPLPCSPRPTKAVLNEHESSHKDPLMV